The Aspergillus nidulans FGSC A4 chromosome VIII genome contains the following window.
AGACAAAGCTTAAATGAAGCGACTCAGTTCGCGCTGTGTTCGCCAGCCATTGATGCGCTGCAAATGCGGAATAAATCTCATACGATAGAGTAGACGGCGAAAAAGGCGATAAGGACGGCCGTCCAAAAATAGTCGAACGAGAGTCGATGTCTGTCTTTGTCGTCCGGGATCATATAAGTGCAATCATTCGATGAGGGAGGTGCAGGTTCGATGAGGGAGCTACACTTACATAAGTCAGTCACGTGGCTTGCTCGTCGCGGAGTGGGAAGCAAACCTCCTCGTCCCTTTCCGTGCCAGCATCCCGACCAACACCAAATTTCCGCCGCGTAACAGCATATTTCTTCGCTCCGCTGCTTCTTTCGACAATATATCACAACTGGATATTGGACCCGATGTCTTGAGATGGTCAcaggtggcggcggcggcggtttTCAGCAGTCCGCTTCACGATTCGATTCACGCGCAAAGTATTCACTCTGTTCGCGGATGCAGGGCAAACTTTGATCGAAAACCATCGCATAATACCATATAATCTGCTCACGGGCCGGGAACCGCTGTAAAAATGGCGCAGACACAGCAGTTTCAGCAATCTTTCTCCCCTCCGGGTTCCTCACCCTCTCCCGCACCCTCCCCGATGAATGGCAGTGTTCCACCACCAAACAAGCGACAACGCCTCtcacctcatcctcagtCTGCTCAGTCACCTTACGCCTCGCCGAGCTTTGGAACCTTACAATTACCTCAAACCCAGTCTTTTAATGCAAATGGGACAAATACAAACGGGATAGCACAGTCGCCCGCTCCTCCACAACCCGGCGCCATGGGTCCTCCATCGCGGCCCGTGGACAAGCCTACAGATGCAGCCGACTTGACAGATGTTCTGGCCTCTTCTGGTATCGATgtgagagaagaggaggcgtTTCTCACTAGCAGTTACTCTGGGCCGGGTGTCCAGGCGCAACAGCAACCACGAGCTCAGCAGCCGctccctcaacaacaacaaccgcaagctcctccactAAACACATCATTTGCCTCACAGGCATCGACCACCGGAACGGCGTCGGCTTCTGCAAGCTTCAGTGAACCATCCCAATACAAGCCCCCCGGTACCCAAGAGTCCTTCTATACAGAGCCCTCATCCCAACCTCCCGCCCCTTTCGTCGATTCCAACGAGCCCACTCGAGAAGACACTGAAGCGGCTAGACGTGCACAGTACCATTTGCAGGAGCCCTTCCTGTTGACGAAGGTTCTGGAGCAGAGGCTTCAGAGACGTGGTTTCGACCTTGGAGTTCGCATACCCGCAGAAGGCTTGTTTCACCCAGTTCCCGGCCGTCCACAACCTATTGAGGTCACTGGACCTGATGGTTCGTCTGTCGTACGCACTGGCCAGACCATCCTGAACCAAGAGGGCGCTCCTCTCGTGGATATACTAAATCTAATGTCCATTGCCTGCGAGGAGAGACTACGGACCGTTATTGATTATGCCTCGACGCTCgcaagaagcagacgagctcaTTCCCATGGAACGGTCCCCGCCGATTGGAAGGATTTAGCCTTGACTGGCGGCGAAAACACCAATGGCGATACGGGTGGTCCGCAAACACCATCTCTCAAAAGTAAGCCTCCTTCCCTTCATTTTTATTGAAACTAGGGTGGGGAAACTGGGCTAACAGTAATCTAGGACCCCATCCAGATACCGAATCCACGGCAAAATCGCTTGCAGATAGATATCGGTTATTGGTGGATAAAGATGCCTCTTACGAGGAAGCTCGAGCGGCGAAACGCGCAAAGCGCAGCGCGAGCGCGATTCTGGGAGAAGGCGGGACTCCCAGGCCAGACTCAATGGATGTACCCGGGTCTGGTGCTTCAACTCCTATCGGCGAAAGAGCTCCTAGTATCGGTAAAGGAGGGCTCACTAAGAAAGAAGCCAGAAAGTTAGCGGACGCGAAACAAAACGAAGCGCAGCAACACCAGCAATCGGTCGAAACAGCACGTATGGCTACTCAGACTATGATGTCTGGAGGCATGTTCGGTAAGAAGAAGTCATATTCTTGGCTTCAACGTGGCCCAACTACCGGGAGCGGCTTTTCTACTCCAACGCGCATTAACCCACCTACACCAAGCGCCAGCGCAGAGAAGACAGCACGTTCCGGAGAGTCTGCAGCTATCCCTACCAAACGGTTAGGAGCTTGGCGggaggataaagagaagGGTGCTGGAATACAGGTCCGAGACATCCTTTTTATGCTGGAGTCCGATGGAAGAGCAGCTAGACATATCCAAAAGGCATATTCGAAGGACTTGAAGGAAGACAAAGCCGACTGATGCTTGCTACACCTTATCCTTACCACTATTACTATTGAACAATCTTGTCATAGCTTCCACTGCGACTTAATCTTTACGTTCCGCATGAGCACTGCGCAGGACCGGGGTTTTTTGGCGTTGCGGTACATTATTTGGGGGTTCCCATCTATGAGTCTAATATAATTTTTGACCTGCGTCCTCCACCAAACAATCTCAATGATGCCGGGGTCGTCACTTAGGCTTACTTGGGTTCTTTCACGTTCTATCGTGGTTACCCAGTCGCATGAACCCCAGCAAAGATCTAAATCTCACCCGCACTGCCGACCATGCATGATATTGGATATGTTACGTGTTGTAAATGATCGAAACCTTGACATTACCACATTCCGTGAACAATAGCAAACCAACTGTCAAACTCTCCTTTTCACGTAGTCTACAATTGTGCATGCATCGATAATCGATGTACTGGATCTACGACCTTCCCAAAGAGGACTAAGACTCTGACGTAATCTCGGGGACGCGAAAGACGCCCTCTGGGTGCCTCTGGGGAGTCGCGAGGGCGACTGACATTCTGCAGGACAATTATCATCGCCTCCAAGGCCATTATTGCGTATTTGACTCGTGTTTTGAGCGCACAGAGATGATCAACATTACCCAACTGAACCGTTGAACACTAGGCTGTCATTAATTGCCACAAACTGCCGCGTTAGGACAAAACGAACGCGGCAGATGATGTCAGGGAAGGCGAAGCCCCTAAGCGGTGGAGGGGTTTCCACTCTATACTGCGTGTCAATTCAATGCAGTACCAATCCCGCCAATCATTCTAGCCCTCGCCCCGACTCGCCAGATCGTTTAGGGCCCATCTTCgcagcgacgaggacgaaTTCGAGAACGCATGTCATGCGGCCTCCGGCGAACGGAATGCACCTCAAACGTAGGTGCTAGGATCGCCCTGCGTCTATTGACTCACCAATCGTAGCGGATTCTTCGACCGCTCGCTCAGCATGGATTCATGGGCCATCTTGCCGGAGAGCCGGAGTTTGGAATTAATATTCGACTCCAGTATTGCCTCGCGGCTGATCGTGGTGGATAAGCGAGAACCAGAAGGTCCAAGAGTCTCTTAAGGCACTCCTCTTTTTGTCCTGCGTTAGCCGGCCCCAGTTCGCTTGTCTAGACGGCACTGGCTGTGAACCGCCTGGAAATACTACTCCGGCGTAGTCAATGCCTGCCAGCGAAAAACATTGCTGCAATTCCCACTTGTCGCAGGTCCAATTGTAGTCGGAAAACATTGCCTACTGTCACGGAGACAAGATTTAGCGGCGTGGTCATCCTATTTCTGACATTGATAATGTTACTTTCGGGTGTTTGCCGGCCGAAACCATGAGAAAGGGAAATGATTTAAAAATGAAAGAATATATCATACATTCCACAGAGTCTGAGCCCTCTTGGACAGGCTGGTTCGGGCTGACTGTAAACACCCTGCAATCCGTGGCTTTTGAGTGGACGTGCCCCAAAGGCGTAACCGAGCCACCCTAGCATTACGACTCTGCCTTCTGCTGTTCTGGTATAGGGATCCCGTCGCCTCGTCAACTCAATTAGTATCCAAGATTAAATGATGAACAATTCTTTCAACCACCACTCTGACAGACCCTGAATTAGAAGTTGTCGTCTGTTTTCTTTTATTCTTCAGGATGCCCTCGACCATtcctcaaaagaaaaaataacTGGATCGAAATTGTCCTGTAGAGCCCTTTTACCGGACGGACCGCACGCTTTCTTGCCCCGACCGACCGCCTCGCATCACTCCCCACGCCTCTCTCACTTTCTCGCTCCTTGCTCGTCACATCTTTCGAGTCTCAACCTTCCTGCTGCCTTCTCGCAGTTTAGCTGCTTCACTCAACTCACTATCCAAGTTCTTTACTCAGCGAGACTGTGATTCTCGCGAGAATCCCCCGGGTTTATCGGCCTGGCGTGTCCACGCCTCCGTGTTCATTGAGGGCGACAGCGGACTACCAGTGACGCTGAACGgcctcctctctttctttctctccttcactGGtacccttcctcttcctccccccATCCGCCGCTCGTACGACCGGACGGTTTCTCTAAACCATCATGTCTACACCCTCAACTGCCACCGCCACACATCCCGTTACGCATCATCACCAGCATTACGGATTTCCCCATCATCAAACATACCTACCGAACCCTTCGTATCCGACCacgtcttctccgcaccTGAACTCGACTGTCTATCCTTACGCCGttccttcaacaacagctgcACTCCCATACACCCAGTCCCCTCATTCGGCCGCCGCGGCTTCGACCGCTACAAGTACCGCAGCCATGCCACAGCCTCCGAAACCCGCTAGTACGGGGGTTTCGACCCAGAACGGGAGGCGGAAAAAACCAGACTGGGGCGAGTTTTACAAGAATGGTATACCAAAGGAGGTCATTGTGATTGATGATACACCTCCTCCTGACCAGTCTGCCGCCGCATCGCGCACTTACCCGACCGCATCTACCGCTCAGGTCGCGAATGGCAATACTGCCCAGCCTGCGGGTAAGAGACGACGCACCGGGATCGAGACCGCATACGATCTAGGATACTTTGATCGTCCCTCATTCTCCACGAACCCTCAGCATTACGGCGAGGAGTCGTCTGCCGGGTCCCTCTCCACAGACCGCACCGCATCGTTGCACACCACTGCTCCCACATCTCTTTCACAGGGCAGTTCCGGTGCGAGCAATGGTGCTTATTATGAAGACGCCAACGTCGGCCAGAAACGAAAGCGGGTGGCGACGCGAAAGTCTGTGCGGGATCAACAAAAAAAATTAGAGCAGGAGACGGCAACCGATGCCTTCTTGAGTTATATACCTCCTCCCAAGCCACCTATCAAGGCCAAGGATGTGCCTGTGCCGGTTGTCCGTTCCGTGAGTATTGTCATTGCTAGCAACTGAATGTCACTAACTGTCGGCTCAGTATGCGAATAGGGGCG
Protein-coding sequences here:
- a CDS encoding uncharacterized protein (transcript_id=CADANIAT00001662) — encoded protein: MAQTQQFQQSFSPPGSSPSPAPSPMNGSVPPPNKRQRLSPHPQSAQSPYASPSFGTLQLPQTQSFNANGTNTNGIAQSPAPPQPGAMGPPSRPVDKPTDAADLTDVLASSGIDVREEEAFLTSSYSGPGVQAQQQPRAQQPLPQQQQPQAPPLNTSFASQASTTGTASASASFSEPSQYKPPGTQESFYTEPSSQPPAPFVDSNEPTREDTEAARRAQYHLQEPFLLTKVLEQRLQRRGFDLGVRIPAEGLFHPVPGRPQPIEVTGPDGSSVVRTGQTILNQEGAPLVDILNLMSIACEERLRTVIDYASTLARSRRAHSHGTVPADWKDLALTGGENTNGDTGGPQTPSLKRPHPDTESTAKSLADRYRLLVDKDASYEEARAAKRAKRSASAILGEGGTPRPDSMDVPGSGASTPIGERAPSIGKGGLTKKEARKLADAKQNEAQQHQQSVETARMATQTMMSGGMFGKKKSYSWLQRGPTTGSGFSTPTRINPPTPSASAEKTARSGESAAIPTKRLGAWREDKEKGAGIQVRDILFMLESDGRAARHIQKAYSKDLKEDKAD